Sequence from the Magnetococcales bacterium genome:
ACGATTTTGATGGATTTTTACGGTTCTCATCAATTCCAATCGAGTATCTCTTTTTGCAGAATGGGGAGAGTATCACGAGTGGGGAGTGGCAGGGTTTTGTTCCCGTGATGGCCGCTTTTTTTCTGGGCAGGGGGTCGCGCAGTTCCTGATGATTTTGTTGGTTGTTCTTGCTTGTCAACTTTGGCAGCCGTGCGCGATACCGCAGCTGGTGGTTTTTGTTGCCCATCCGGTTGACCACTCTTGACGACAGGGGGTTGCACCGGGGTGATCCGCTGCGGATTGGGCAAGCCATCCCACTTTTTAAAGATCACCAAGTCGTTTTTGATGAGAATGGATGCCATATGGTTTATACCAGCTGAGTCGGATTGTCGCTCGGCGTTCGCAGAGTTCGAAAGTGGACGACCCGCATGGGATTGTTTGTCATCCGCGATGGAGATGAGGTAGCCATGACAATATTTTTTTGAATGAATACAATAACGAATACCGGGGTCGGCCATCTCCTGGCCGGCGTGATTTTTCAGATCGACATGGAAATATTGTGCAACCTCCATCCAATTCAATACGCGAATATTGGCCGATGTGGCCGGGTCAAAGCCCAGAGTTTTCAGATCTTCCGTTGACGTTTGATGGGGGACAATCTTGTCGAAGGCCATGCGGAGCTGGGCAGACTGCGTCCCGGTCGGACCGGGATGGGCTGCCATGGGCGAATGGTCCCAGGATACAGGTGTGGTGCATCCAGGCGAGGAGGAAAGTGTCAGAAGCAGCAACAACGCCATTTTTTTCAGGGGCTGTCCAAAAACCTGCCCCCCCCTCTCTTTCCCGGTCGCTTTCAGGTGGTCTCTTGGGGACGTCATATGCGGGCTCATGGCGGGAGAATCTGGCGAAAATCAACGACGGACAGGAAACGGTGTGAATAAATCGGCGGAACGGCAGAACTGGGCCGGGCCATATGCACCAGTTGGCCCACGCCGAACGCCGCAGCCCCCTCCAGGATGGGTTCAGAATCATCGGCAAACAAGGTTTTTTCAGGGTCGAAGCGCAATTGCTCCTGTAGACGTGGCCAAAACTGCGCATGCTCTTTGGGATACCCCAGGTTGTGGCTCGTCCATATGCCGGTCAGACTGGAGCCGATGGGGGTTTGCGACAATTTCAGCTGCAAAGACCAGGGATGGGCATTGGTGACGAGATGCACAGGAAGGCCCATGCTTGTTATTTTTTCGAGGAAGGTCATGACATACGGGTGCGGGCGAATCAGATGGGACACCTCGTTTTGGAGTTTGGCAAAGTCCAGATCCAGTCGTCGGGACCAATAGGCCAAGTCATACCACTCCAGGGTGCCCTCGACCTGTTTGTAGGCTGCCAGGACACGATGACGCGCCACAGCCATCTTCAGTCGATGGAGGTCGGCATAGGCTTTGGGGATGATTTCAAGGAAAAAGGTATCGTCGAAGTGACGATCCAGGAGGGTGCCATCCATATCCAGAAGGACAGTCTGAATGCGCGACCAGTCAAGCCCGGGCCGCAGAGCCATGTCCGGATGTGGATCCAACCTAATCACCTGGGGAATGGGTTTCTTTGTCGCAAACGTGGCGCGGGGTCTGACAGAATGCCCTCACGCCGCCGGGGAAGCAATGGTTGGAAAATGAACTCCCCCCAACCGTTTCCACGCTTGCAGATAATCCAGCAAATGTGGCCGTTTCTCCGCTTCTTTTTCCAGCAAGTCGCGCACGGCCTCCTGTTCGGAAACATAGCGGGTCTCATCCAGGTGTCCGGAAAAATACAGGGCGCGCAGCCACAACAGGTATGTCGTCAGGGCATCGAATTCATTGTACGCCACGATCCGGCTCAACTGCCCGTTCAACCACAGCTCTGGCACTTGATCACCTGAAACATCCAGTTTTCCAGGAATGCCGCACAAGGTGGCCATCTCATGCAGAGATGGGCTGCCATGCCCCCAGCCAGGCGTCACGACATCCTTCAGGTCAATATTCCAATCGCTGCCCTTGGCCAGATAATCCACCCCTTCCCAGGGCTTGTTGGGCCGGTGGCAAAACTCTTTGGCCTGGATACCCAGAATCATGCCCCGTTGCACCAGGATCCGCAGATCGGCTGCCAGGGAGTTGTAACCGACCAGCATGGGCCGGTTTTTTCCAAGAGATTTTAAAAATTTTTCCACGATGTCGCGTTCGCTGCTCTCCTTGCCGGCGCCATCCGGATCCTGGGGCAGGGAGAGCAGCCATAACCCCACCTGCCCGCGTTGCTCCTTGCGAATC
This genomic interval carries:
- a CDS encoding HAD-IA family hydrolase, with the translated sequence MDPHPDMALRPGLDWSRIQTVLLDMDGTLLDRHFDDTFFLEIIPKAYADLHRLKMAVARHRVLAAYKQVEGTLEWYDLAYWSRRLDLDFAKLQNEVSHLIRPHPYVMTFLEKITSMGLPVHLVTNAHPWSLQLKLSQTPIGSSLTGIWTSHNLGYPKEHAQFWPRLQEQLRFDPEKTLFADDSEPILEGAAAFGVGQLVHMARPSSAVPPIYSHRFLSVVDFRQILPP
- a CDS encoding 3'-5' exonuclease; the protein is MFKKINDPVWAFDAEWVPDPRAGRLLYGVAESASDREVMEEMWRQGGATPEDPTPYLKTVLCRVVSIAMVIRKEQRGQVGLWLLSLPQDPDGAGKESSERDIVEKFLKSLGKNRPMLVGYNSLAADLRILVQRGMILGIQAKEFCHRPNKPWEGVDYLAKGSDWNIDLKDVVTPGWGHGSPSLHEMATLCGIPGKLDVSGDQVPELWLNGQLSRIVAYNEFDALTTYLLWLRALYFSGHLDETRYVSEQEAVRDLLEKEAEKRPHLLDYLQAWKRLGGVHFPTIASPAA